A portion of the Glycine max cultivar Williams 82 chromosome 10, Glycine_max_v4.0, whole genome shotgun sequence genome contains these proteins:
- the LOC100813937 gene encoding protein TIFY 4B isoform X3, which produces MNGGATTATFRSILDKPLNQLTEDDISQLTREDCRRFLKEKGMRRPSWNKSQAIQQVISLKALLEPSDDDTPPPPPPAMHHRSHAQPQPQVNLSEPPPPPPKAPPPEEPAFHAAEDIQKSASSGEKPTETNDTNTNVASPKGCATSGSFGQMTIFYCGKVNVYDRVSPDKARAIMQLATSPVQLTQDDPLNGNAAVWTSPCHLPMDKDVLVPVDTTILQVAQADKMVEYPLQYREKGSIARDADVEGQEHRKVSLQRYLEKRKDRGRLKGKKLTGITSSNFEMYLNLPVKVHSSNGNSSRSSTSSPPQPRLPLVSSGSDQLKVALPIDLNDKDVQEC; this is translated from the exons ATGAACGGCGGCGCCACCACCGCCACCTTCCGATCCATCCTCGACAAGCCCCTCAACCAGCTTACCGAGGATGACATTTCTCAGCTCACTCGCGAAGACTGTCGCAGATTCCTCAAAGAAAAAG GGATGCGTAGGCCTTCCTGGAACAAATCGCAGGCGATCCAACAGGTCATTTCCCTGAAAGCGCTGCTGGAACCTTCCGACGATGatactcctcctcctcctcctcccgcCATGCACCACCGTAGCCATGCTCAACCTCAACCTCAA GTGAATTTGAGTGaacctcctcctcctccgccCAAGGCTCCGCCACCTGAAGAACCCGCTTTTCATGCTGCTGAAGACATTCAGAAATCTGCGTCGTCTGGGGAAAAGCCTACGGAAACTAATGACACCAACACCAACGTTGCTAGCCCCaa AGGGTGTGCAACTAGTGGATCATTTGGGCAAATGACAATTTTCTATTGTGGTAAGGTGAATGTCTATGACAGAGTCTCGCCTGATAAG GCACGAGCAATCATGCAGCTTGCAACGAGTCCAGTCCAGCTTACTCAGGATGATCCTTTAAATGGAAATGCAGCTGTTTGGACTTCTCCTTGCCACTTACCGATGGATAAGGATGTCCTCGTTCCTGTTGATACTACAATCCTTCAGGTTGCTCAAGCAG ATAAGATGGTGGAGTATCCTCTGCAATATAGGGAGAAAGGGAGCATAGCTCGTGATGCTG ATGTAGAGGGTCAGGAACACCGAAAAGTGTCATTGCAACGATATCTTGAAAAGCGTAAGGACAG GGGAAGATTGAAAGGCAAGAAATTGACTGGGATAACTTCATCTAACTTCGAGATGTATTTGAACCTTCCAGTGAAGGTCCATTCCTCAAATGGGAATTCAAGCCGTAGCAGTACTAGCTCTCCACCACAACCTAGACTGCCTCTAGTTTCCAGTGGTTCAGATCAGCTAAAGGTTGCCCTTCCCATTGATCTCAATGACAAAG ATGTTCAAGAATGCTAA
- the LOC100500632 gene encoding 1,2-dihydroxy-3-keto-5-methylthiopentene dioxygenase 4, with protein MIERTSQSKKGVSFMAIEAWLMDDSNEDPRLSHRRNPNESVSLDQLAELGVLYWKLNPTIYENDQELTKIRQDRGYNYMDLLDLCPEKVENYEQKLKNFYTEHIHQDEEIRYCLEGSGYFDVRDKDDRWIRILIKAGDLIILPAGIYHRFTLDPSNYVKLMRLFKGEPVWTAYNRPQEDNPARKEYIKGLTEKFGVPLAAH; from the exons atg ATAGAGAGAACGAGCCAGAGTAAGAAAGGAGTGTCATTCATGGCGATTGAG GCATGGTTGATGGACGATAGCAATGAAGATCCAAGGCTTTCTCACCGTCGCAATCCCAACGAATCAGTTTCATTGGACCAATTAGCAG AATTGGGTGTGTTATACTGGAAGCTCAATCCAACTATCTATGAGAACGATCAAGAGTTGACCAAGATTAGACAAGATAGGGGATACAACTACATG GACCTGCTTGATTTATGCCCAGAAAAGGTGGAAAATTATGAACAGAAGTTGAAGAACTTCTACACTGAGCACATTCATCAGGATGAAGAGATTCGTTATTGTTTGGAAGGAAGTGGCTACTTTGACGTGCGGGACAAGGATGATCGCTGGATTCGCATTTTGATCAAGGCTGGTGATCTTATCATTTTACCAGCAGGAATTTATCATCGCTTCACCCTAGACCCAAGTAACTATGTGAAG TTAATGAGGCTGTTTAAGGGCGAGCCAGTGTGGACAGCATATAATAGACCACAGGAAGACAATCCTGCTAGAAAGGAATACATTAAGGGCCTAACTGAGAAATTTGGAGTGCCACTTGCAGCTCATTAG
- the LOC100813937 gene encoding protein TIFY 4B isoform X4, protein MNGGATTATFRSILDKPLNQLTEDDISQLTREDCRRFLKEKGMRRPSWNKSQAIQQVISLKALLEPSDDDTPPPPPPAMHHRSHAQPQPQVNLSEPPPPPPKAPPPEEPAFHAAEDIQKSASSGEKPTETNDTNTNVASPKGCATSGSFGQMTIFYCGKVNVYDRVSPDKARAIMQLATSPVQLTQDDPLNGNAAVWTSPCHLPMDKDVLVPVDTTILQVAQADKMVEYPLQYREKGSIARDAEGQEHRKVSLQRYLEKRKDRGRLKGKKLTGITSSNFEMYLNLPVKVHSSNGNSSRSSTSSPPQPRLPLVSSGSDQLKVALPIDLNDKDVQEC, encoded by the exons ATGAACGGCGGCGCCACCACCGCCACCTTCCGATCCATCCTCGACAAGCCCCTCAACCAGCTTACCGAGGATGACATTTCTCAGCTCACTCGCGAAGACTGTCGCAGATTCCTCAAAGAAAAAG GGATGCGTAGGCCTTCCTGGAACAAATCGCAGGCGATCCAACAGGTCATTTCCCTGAAAGCGCTGCTGGAACCTTCCGACGATGatactcctcctcctcctcctcccgcCATGCACCACCGTAGCCATGCTCAACCTCAACCTCAA GTGAATTTGAGTGaacctcctcctcctccgccCAAGGCTCCGCCACCTGAAGAACCCGCTTTTCATGCTGCTGAAGACATTCAGAAATCTGCGTCGTCTGGGGAAAAGCCTACGGAAACTAATGACACCAACACCAACGTTGCTAGCCCCaa AGGGTGTGCAACTAGTGGATCATTTGGGCAAATGACAATTTTCTATTGTGGTAAGGTGAATGTCTATGACAGAGTCTCGCCTGATAAG GCACGAGCAATCATGCAGCTTGCAACGAGTCCAGTCCAGCTTACTCAGGATGATCCTTTAAATGGAAATGCAGCTGTTTGGACTTCTCCTTGCCACTTACCGATGGATAAGGATGTCCTCGTTCCTGTTGATACTACAATCCTTCAGGTTGCTCAAGCAG ATAAGATGGTGGAGTATCCTCTGCAATATAGGGAGAAAGGGAGCATAGCTCGTGATGCTG AGGGTCAGGAACACCGAAAAGTGTCATTGCAACGATATCTTGAAAAGCGTAAGGACAG GGGAAGATTGAAAGGCAAGAAATTGACTGGGATAACTTCATCTAACTTCGAGATGTATTTGAACCTTCCAGTGAAGGTCCATTCCTCAAATGGGAATTCAAGCCGTAGCAGTACTAGCTCTCCACCACAACCTAGACTGCCTCTAGTTTCCAGTGGTTCAGATCAGCTAAAGGTTGCCCTTCCCATTGATCTCAATGACAAAG ATGTTCAAGAATGCTAA
- the LOC100813937 gene encoding protein TIFY 4B isoform X2 codes for MNGGATTATFRSILDKPLNQLTEDDISQLTREDCRRFLKEKGMRRPSWNKSQAIQQVISLKALLEPSDDDTPPPPPPAMHHRSHAQPQPQVNLSEPPPPPPKAPPPEEPAFHAAEDIQKSASSGEKPTETNDTNTNVASPKGCATSGSFGQMTIFYCGKVNVYDRVSPDKARAIMQLATSPVQLTQDDPLNGNAAVWTSPCHLPMDKDVLVPVDTTILQVAQADKMVEYPLQYREKGSIARDAEGQEHRKVSLQRYLEKRKDRGRLKGKKLTGITSSNFEMYLNLPVKVHSSNGNSSRSSTSSPPQPRLPLVSSGSDQLKVALPIDLNDKVSLQMFKNAKIQTR; via the exons ATGAACGGCGGCGCCACCACCGCCACCTTCCGATCCATCCTCGACAAGCCCCTCAACCAGCTTACCGAGGATGACATTTCTCAGCTCACTCGCGAAGACTGTCGCAGATTCCTCAAAGAAAAAG GGATGCGTAGGCCTTCCTGGAACAAATCGCAGGCGATCCAACAGGTCATTTCCCTGAAAGCGCTGCTGGAACCTTCCGACGATGatactcctcctcctcctcctcccgcCATGCACCACCGTAGCCATGCTCAACCTCAACCTCAA GTGAATTTGAGTGaacctcctcctcctccgccCAAGGCTCCGCCACCTGAAGAACCCGCTTTTCATGCTGCTGAAGACATTCAGAAATCTGCGTCGTCTGGGGAAAAGCCTACGGAAACTAATGACACCAACACCAACGTTGCTAGCCCCaa AGGGTGTGCAACTAGTGGATCATTTGGGCAAATGACAATTTTCTATTGTGGTAAGGTGAATGTCTATGACAGAGTCTCGCCTGATAAG GCACGAGCAATCATGCAGCTTGCAACGAGTCCAGTCCAGCTTACTCAGGATGATCCTTTAAATGGAAATGCAGCTGTTTGGACTTCTCCTTGCCACTTACCGATGGATAAGGATGTCCTCGTTCCTGTTGATACTACAATCCTTCAGGTTGCTCAAGCAG ATAAGATGGTGGAGTATCCTCTGCAATATAGGGAGAAAGGGAGCATAGCTCGTGATGCTG AGGGTCAGGAACACCGAAAAGTGTCATTGCAACGATATCTTGAAAAGCGTAAGGACAG GGGAAGATTGAAAGGCAAGAAATTGACTGGGATAACTTCATCTAACTTCGAGATGTATTTGAACCTTCCAGTGAAGGTCCATTCCTCAAATGGGAATTCAAGCCGTAGCAGTACTAGCTCTCCACCACAACCTAGACTGCCTCTAGTTTCCAGTGGTTCAGATCAGCTAAAGGTTGCCCTTCCCATTGATCTCAATGACAAAG TGTCTTTGCAGATGTTCAAGAATGCTAAAATTCAAACTAGATAG
- the LOC100813937 gene encoding protein TIFY 4B isoform X6 produces the protein MNGGATTATFRSILDKPLNQLTEDDISQLTREDCRRFLKEKGMRRPSWNKSQAIQQVISLKALLEPSDDDTPPPPPPAMHHRSHAQPQPQVNLSEPPPPPPKAPPPEEPAFHAAEDIQKSASSGEKPTETNDTNTNVASPKGCATSGSFGQMTIFYCGKVNVYDRVSPDKARAIMQLATSPVQLTQDDPLNGNAAVWTSPCHLPMDKDVLVPVDTTILQVAQADKMVEYPLQYREKGSIARDAVKVHSSNGNSSRSSTSSPPQPRLPLVSSGSDQLKVALPIDLNDKDVQEC, from the exons ATGAACGGCGGCGCCACCACCGCCACCTTCCGATCCATCCTCGACAAGCCCCTCAACCAGCTTACCGAGGATGACATTTCTCAGCTCACTCGCGAAGACTGTCGCAGATTCCTCAAAGAAAAAG GGATGCGTAGGCCTTCCTGGAACAAATCGCAGGCGATCCAACAGGTCATTTCCCTGAAAGCGCTGCTGGAACCTTCCGACGATGatactcctcctcctcctcctcccgcCATGCACCACCGTAGCCATGCTCAACCTCAACCTCAA GTGAATTTGAGTGaacctcctcctcctccgccCAAGGCTCCGCCACCTGAAGAACCCGCTTTTCATGCTGCTGAAGACATTCAGAAATCTGCGTCGTCTGGGGAAAAGCCTACGGAAACTAATGACACCAACACCAACGTTGCTAGCCCCaa AGGGTGTGCAACTAGTGGATCATTTGGGCAAATGACAATTTTCTATTGTGGTAAGGTGAATGTCTATGACAGAGTCTCGCCTGATAAG GCACGAGCAATCATGCAGCTTGCAACGAGTCCAGTCCAGCTTACTCAGGATGATCCTTTAAATGGAAATGCAGCTGTTTGGACTTCTCCTTGCCACTTACCGATGGATAAGGATGTCCTCGTTCCTGTTGATACTACAATCCTTCAGGTTGCTCAAGCAG ATAAGATGGTGGAGTATCCTCTGCAATATAGGGAGAAAGGGAGCATAGCTCGTGATGCTG TGAAGGTCCATTCCTCAAATGGGAATTCAAGCCGTAGCAGTACTAGCTCTCCACCACAACCTAGACTGCCTCTAGTTTCCAGTGGTTCAGATCAGCTAAAGGTTGCCCTTCCCATTGATCTCAATGACAAAG ATGTTCAAGAATGCTAA
- the LOC100813937 gene encoding protein TIFY 4B isoform X5, giving the protein MNGGATTATFRSILDKPLNQLTEDDISQLTREDCRRFLKEKGMRRPSWNKSQAIQQVISLKALLEPSDDDTPPPPPPAMHHRSHAQPQPQVNLSEPPPPPPKAPPPEEPAFHAAEDIQKSASSGEKPTETNDTNTNVASPKGCATSGSFGQMTIFYCGKVNVYDRVSPDKARAIMQLATSPVQLTQDDPLNGNAAVWTSPCHLPMDKDVLVPVDTTILQVAQADKMVEYPLQYREKGSIARDAVKVHSSNGNSSRSSTSSPPQPRLPLVSSGSDQLKVALPIDLNDKVSLQMFKNAKIQTR; this is encoded by the exons ATGAACGGCGGCGCCACCACCGCCACCTTCCGATCCATCCTCGACAAGCCCCTCAACCAGCTTACCGAGGATGACATTTCTCAGCTCACTCGCGAAGACTGTCGCAGATTCCTCAAAGAAAAAG GGATGCGTAGGCCTTCCTGGAACAAATCGCAGGCGATCCAACAGGTCATTTCCCTGAAAGCGCTGCTGGAACCTTCCGACGATGatactcctcctcctcctcctcccgcCATGCACCACCGTAGCCATGCTCAACCTCAACCTCAA GTGAATTTGAGTGaacctcctcctcctccgccCAAGGCTCCGCCACCTGAAGAACCCGCTTTTCATGCTGCTGAAGACATTCAGAAATCTGCGTCGTCTGGGGAAAAGCCTACGGAAACTAATGACACCAACACCAACGTTGCTAGCCCCaa AGGGTGTGCAACTAGTGGATCATTTGGGCAAATGACAATTTTCTATTGTGGTAAGGTGAATGTCTATGACAGAGTCTCGCCTGATAAG GCACGAGCAATCATGCAGCTTGCAACGAGTCCAGTCCAGCTTACTCAGGATGATCCTTTAAATGGAAATGCAGCTGTTTGGACTTCTCCTTGCCACTTACCGATGGATAAGGATGTCCTCGTTCCTGTTGATACTACAATCCTTCAGGTTGCTCAAGCAG ATAAGATGGTGGAGTATCCTCTGCAATATAGGGAGAAAGGGAGCATAGCTCGTGATGCTG TGAAGGTCCATTCCTCAAATGGGAATTCAAGCCGTAGCAGTACTAGCTCTCCACCACAACCTAGACTGCCTCTAGTTTCCAGTGGTTCAGATCAGCTAAAGGTTGCCCTTCCCATTGATCTCAATGACAAAG TGTCTTTGCAGATGTTCAAGAATGCTAAAATTCAAACTAGATAG
- the LOC100813937 gene encoding protein TIFY 4B isoform X1: MNGGATTATFRSILDKPLNQLTEDDISQLTREDCRRFLKEKGMRRPSWNKSQAIQQVISLKALLEPSDDDTPPPPPPAMHHRSHAQPQPQVNLSEPPPPPPKAPPPEEPAFHAAEDIQKSASSGEKPTETNDTNTNVASPKGCATSGSFGQMTIFYCGKVNVYDRVSPDKARAIMQLATSPVQLTQDDPLNGNAAVWTSPCHLPMDKDVLVPVDTTILQVAQADKMVEYPLQYREKGSIARDADVEGQEHRKVSLQRYLEKRKDRGRLKGKKLTGITSSNFEMYLNLPVKVHSSNGNSSRSSTSSPPQPRLPLVSSGSDQLKVALPIDLNDKVSLQMFKNAKIQTR; this comes from the exons ATGAACGGCGGCGCCACCACCGCCACCTTCCGATCCATCCTCGACAAGCCCCTCAACCAGCTTACCGAGGATGACATTTCTCAGCTCACTCGCGAAGACTGTCGCAGATTCCTCAAAGAAAAAG GGATGCGTAGGCCTTCCTGGAACAAATCGCAGGCGATCCAACAGGTCATTTCCCTGAAAGCGCTGCTGGAACCTTCCGACGATGatactcctcctcctcctcctcccgcCATGCACCACCGTAGCCATGCTCAACCTCAACCTCAA GTGAATTTGAGTGaacctcctcctcctccgccCAAGGCTCCGCCACCTGAAGAACCCGCTTTTCATGCTGCTGAAGACATTCAGAAATCTGCGTCGTCTGGGGAAAAGCCTACGGAAACTAATGACACCAACACCAACGTTGCTAGCCCCaa AGGGTGTGCAACTAGTGGATCATTTGGGCAAATGACAATTTTCTATTGTGGTAAGGTGAATGTCTATGACAGAGTCTCGCCTGATAAG GCACGAGCAATCATGCAGCTTGCAACGAGTCCAGTCCAGCTTACTCAGGATGATCCTTTAAATGGAAATGCAGCTGTTTGGACTTCTCCTTGCCACTTACCGATGGATAAGGATGTCCTCGTTCCTGTTGATACTACAATCCTTCAGGTTGCTCAAGCAG ATAAGATGGTGGAGTATCCTCTGCAATATAGGGAGAAAGGGAGCATAGCTCGTGATGCTG ATGTAGAGGGTCAGGAACACCGAAAAGTGTCATTGCAACGATATCTTGAAAAGCGTAAGGACAG GGGAAGATTGAAAGGCAAGAAATTGACTGGGATAACTTCATCTAACTTCGAGATGTATTTGAACCTTCCAGTGAAGGTCCATTCCTCAAATGGGAATTCAAGCCGTAGCAGTACTAGCTCTCCACCACAACCTAGACTGCCTCTAGTTTCCAGTGGTTCAGATCAGCTAAAGGTTGCCCTTCCCATTGATCTCAATGACAAAG TGTCTTTGCAGATGTTCAAGAATGCTAAAATTCAAACTAGATAG